CATTCTGGTGACTGACAGCAGGTTGAGCAGCACTTTACTGTACCTAATGTGTTTATGGATCTACTCTGGTTTTTACAAAGAActcaccccaaaaaaaaacagttgaagcAAACACAGTGGGCATTATTAGTTGTGGCGGGAACTGGAGATGTCCTGATACCGGTATCGGGAAGTATTGGAGTTTATGCAacgatccgataccacataataaaTCCCTAACAATAATCTACGTTAAacaagtttatttatgttctttttctgttataactgactgtcaaactagaTAATAAAAGAAGGTTCTTTGCCATTCATTGTTTGAGAGTTNNNNNNNNNNNNNNNNNNcaacaaagatagaaatcatatcacatccatacagggatagtagtatacagctgttaaatcaTAATAAAATAGATGACACAccggtatcggatcagtactcagTATCGGCCAATACGCAAGTTCAGATATCAGAATCGGTAACGGGAAGTAAAAAACGGTATTGGACCATGTCTAGTTTAAAATAATGACCAACGAGTAGAaacaggaggaaaaggaggcgcCGTGTACAGAAACCTTACAGTGAGGATAGTTACTAtgttttattccctttttaaGGAGGAACTATTAAAATATACACCGCACCTCGATTTGAACTGCTCTACACTTTCCGATGAATTAGGGGAATCTGAGGACTCACATTCATTCGAATGCAtttaataaaatttaaaaaaattaaaaaacagaccGGGACTACGATCGACCGGATATCGGCTGCAATATTCAGCATTTCTATGATGACCAGTATTTCTTTGCAGTAACGTTTTTACACTTGACCAATAAATGGGTAAAAAATTGGCTTCATTATCAAGGAAGAGTTTTGtatcatgtcacccccccccccagcactgAAAAACCCACATACATCATCACTAACCAAGACCCACGTTTTCAGATGGTTTTGGTCCACGCCAGCTTTCACACCAGCCCAAACGGACTGAACCAATCAGGTAATGTACACTTAGTTGGCAGTATATCaggtccacccccccccccctttaaaatTAATACCGTCTAATGCAAAGAGTCCTGCCATAAATCCTCCTTCCATGAAACTTCCAATATTCAGTCTCTGTTGCAGTTGATTTAAATATTGTGGGTGTTGATTGGATGGCGCTGTTGTTGGTACCTTTGAAGTATTTGACCGTTTTGACCCGTAGCTCCAGGGTGGCGTCTTCATCGCAGACAAAGATGGTGCGCGGGTGCTGCTGGAATGCTGACACGGTCCACATGTGGTTCACCCCCTCCTCTATGGCTTTATACAGAGCAAAGGCTTTGTGTGCTCCTGTGATCAGAATCATCACCTGAGCAGAGGACATGTACTCTAAGTGTTTTAGGCAAAATATATTCTTCAAAGCTCCCATATTTTGCtcatttcaggttcatacttgtattttgtgtttctacaataacatgtttacatgctttgatgttcaaaTAACCGTTCCTTTTCTCCCTCTTACAGTCTGAATATACCGGGGATGCTTCTCctgaaggccgtctcaaagaCGGAGCCCTGTATTCCCCCcctagcgcctgtctctttaaaccCTCCTCCAGAATAAGCCTAGCCTACTCTTATTGGTCCTGGTCTCCTGCATCTGCTCTCTCGGAGTCTCTGCACCGTTATTGCAgctggggaatgactgtaacggcaccgtctgtctatctatctatctatataaaaagaggtgctcataagtttatgaacccatgttCAGGTTGACTAAAATGGAAtgaaaaatcatcttttggaaatcaATATTAATGCCTTATTAAAAACATTagggaaaatccaaccttttaaggacgccaatttcctttgtgaatgaataatgtatNNNNNNNNNNtaaatgttcttccttaaaatacaggggaataAGTATACAGCCCCCCTATTTTAAATTACCATAGAGGTAGGgggatgtttatttttaaaggccaattATGTCATGGATccttggtctttggaattataatacccccccccacacacacatcattacaTACCCTTCAACATGCCTAGAGATTGCCATGGGGAACTttttataaaatcatctctcaatgcaaatcaaaccagctattaggctaactgaaataaaaccatgccaaaaAGGTATGataaagggtatgtgatgaaAACGTGTGtccttattattatttccttttttttttttttttaggcataACTTCGAAttacaaaacatgatttttttttttttattcctgtttttagtcaactttatgGCATGGGTTGGtgaacttatgagcaccactgtatatagaAGTATATGGCATACTCCCAACCGTAAAGAAGTCCTGACACCTTGTTTAAAGGTTTCTGAATACGGGCCGTGTGCATTTCACTGTGGATTGAGCATTTTGATACTTTTGCagtatttatacagcacctCGACCCGCTTCATAATCAAAGCAAACATTTAAATCCCCcttttttacaacatgggaCAATTTTAATATATGATCTTATTTAAACTGCCAGGGATAGTTAGGTAtgcacaaatactgtatgtatggtgCCGAATATCTTTACGTGGTCACATTATATTATGGTATTCCAGTGACAACGGATGAATAGATTGACTGCCTTATAATCTGACCTCCTTGGCGTCCATGACAGTTCCTACgcccacagtgagagccatggTGGGAACCTTGTTGAGGTCGTTGCCAAAGAAACGAGCATTGGCCACAATGGTATCCTTAGCCAGGGTTTTCACTCTGGTCCTGGAAACAAGGCTGGAACCGGGCTCGTTGAACGCTATGTGGCCATCAGGGCCAATACCTACAGAGAGATTATGAGAAGGATGTGGGACAAAGACCGAGTTAAATAGAAGCTTCTTAGAGATGAAAATGATCCTTGTGACATGTACTGTACGTACTAAAGGGTCTGTTTGACTGGGGACGATATAGCAGACAAagcaatatttaaaacaatgactCTGACCTCCTACGAACAACTCAATTCCTCCAGCCTCTGCGATCTTCTGCTCGTAGGCCTGGCACTCCGTCTCCAGGTCCTCTGCGTTCCCGTCCAAGATGTGAGCGTTGGCTGGATCAATGTCGATGTGCTTGAAGAAGTTGTTCCACATGTAGGAGTGATAGCTCTCTGGATGAGCACGAGGTAGACCTGGAGAACAACAGACGCAGCGCCATGAATCAAGCCTCCAGAGGAAAGACAGTCAACCATACTGCTGCAGACCTTGGGggccatgaggatgtggaaggTATGAAATTAGGCTGGATATAGATCCCAATCCAGAGCTAACTGGAGGAACCTCTTTATATATTCCTAAGAAATCACTGTTGTTTGCTGATGTCACTTCAGGATTCCTAATGTTACTCTTTATGCCACATAAAAACTGCCCCTTTGTATTTTCTTGAATGTGCAGTCTCCTGAGGGCTTGCACTTGACATCTATCACTCTCTCCAAGGTTGCAATTGTCCAAAGACTTCCTGggaaacagtgaaaacaaacagaagtaCAAGCACTTGCAGCTTGTTGACGTAGAGCGAGTACTTCAAGTAATGGCTGCCAGTAGCGTTGCCAGTCGTAGTCCTGTACGCACATTTTTTGTGTATCTGTTTTGCTGTTAATTCCGTGGTTAGATTCACCAGGAAGTGAGAGTGCTGTTTTCTATGACAAATTGTAATACATTTCTAAATTATGACTTATCTTGTAAGTGGTTTAATAAACCCGTTAATGCAGGAACTTTACACGCCTTTTAGTAAGCATGTGTATACAAAAGTGAGCTTttgccgtagcctacgtaagtagCCTGATTTTTATACTTatgcgctggtgtgtgcgtcgagccGTCGAGAGtctcttagtggtccctaatactgtatctgaagtctctttatatagaccttagtggtcccctaatactggatctgaagtctcttttatatagaccttagtggtcccctaatactgtatctgaagtcacttttatatagaccttagtggtcccctaatactggatctgaagtctcttttatataaccttagtggtcccctaatactggatctgaagtctcttttatatagaccttagtggtcccctaatactgcatctgaagtctcttttatatagaccttagtggtcccctaatactgcatctgaagcctctttcccaaaattcagccttggtttaaaattacagccactagagccgctccagatcggcccatctgagctttcattttctcaaaggcagagcaggatacccagggctcggtttacacccatcaccatttctaccctctgggggaccataggcaggctgggggggggggggaaccattattaatgtttttaaaaagcctcataaagtgaaatgttcatgccatgggacctttaaaacaccTCAAAGCAAATAATGCTCAATTTTCAAGTTTAGACATGCGTCTAAAAGTGAGAGAATAGTTGAATGAGTGGGACTTTGACTCACCGACATATTCATCCATGTTGAAGGTCTTCACATATTTGAATGAAATATCTCCACTCCTGTAGAATTCAATTAACTTCTGGTAACAGCCATAGGGAGTACTCCCTGGAAGAAATGGGCCACATTAACATACGTTCCGCTTAACGTTGATAAAGTTAGAGAAATAGTTTGCTCCTGAACCCGAACTGTATTGCCTGTGTGTTGGTGCTCACCCGTCGGTAGGCCCAGAGTGAAGTACCTTTCCGCCGAGGGCTTGAACTGGATGATTCTGTTGCGGATGTATTTGGCCGCCCACTCACTGGCCAGGTCATAGTCGTCCAGAATGACCAGCCTCATTGTACTGGCTTCCTAAATCAGTGGGAAGAAGAATGTAGACCCTGTCAACAGTGTGTTCCCTTATTCAATTCCTGTcaatttagattagattcaactttattgtcattacacaggtacaaggcaacaaaacgcagtttgggtctaaccagaagtgcaatagcagcaggtacaggatatacactggttccataagtgaatggcatggatatgtactgaataaatacagAGATGAATACTATCATAAACAGTATTCATCTCTATATTTATCCAATACATATCCATGTCATTCACTTAGCTACACTGCAACCATATAcgtatttaataataataatgcatattTGTATCTATACACTGCAATAGGAAATTACCTTGGGACCATTAGGAATGATTGCAAatgtgaaatataaaatatataaaaagttaCAGCTTAAAACCTGTGAACGGTCACCAGATTTCTTTCCTGGTGCTCTGATGgagagagaaatatggtgataacTGATCGTTGTTATGGTGATAACTGATCGTTGTTATGGTGATAACTGATCGTTGAGCTTTTTTCTTATGCAGTTAGGTCTGGAAATATTTGGACAGGGACACAATATTCACAATTTTAGCCCTGTGCGCCAACGCAATTGATTTGAAATTAAATCATCGAGATTCAATCGTAGTGCTGACTCTCAGCTTTGATTTGAGGTTACATCACGATTGGAGGAAGGGTTCAGGacttacacacattttcatacATAGTCCACTTATTTCAAGGGACAGAAAGTAATTggacaaatataaaataaatataatataaatcaaAAACGTcctgggtcaaaaacggacaaatatgacattttttgtccctttttcaaactttttttttttttatagttttcactaacaccaccttactaccactagttgtAAACTTTTGGGGGGAATTcgtggtcaataaccctcattcaTATAGAATTAAACCtaatattagagttaaaaacgcagaaaatatgaattattttgactaatagttcagatcagaggaatgaaagtggtCAATTGTATTTGCATCCATTTTTTGGTGGTAATTTGGTTAGAAacaaacccatatttcagatatagacatgttttaaaggagtcaaatttgacccgaggacaacaggaggggtTAAAGGTTTTAGGAATGTCCATGGAGAGAGCGgtaacattataagaaaaatTCAAAACCTGGCAACGTGCGTCCTTTGCTGATTATCAATTATCAAACATGCTGCAAATACGGGTTGGGGGGTCTGTCATCTACTATCACGGGTACCATTGTCCATAAGCAGCAGGGCTGTAACGTCAGGTAACTATCAGACGGATTAATCACCTGGCTAACTAGCAcggtggctaatgttagcaagtAACGCAACTTAACAGAAGCGGAATGTACCGGTAACGGTACCGCGGACGAGTCGGCTCGTGTCACCCCGCTAAGTAATCTCAAAGCACCCGCTAGGTCGTTAGCTGGTTAGTTTTTAGCACGAGCTACACCGGTAAACAGTTACAGCTTTATGTTTTACCTGCTAAAATACGGCGTTTGTCAGACGAGACGTCCGTGTTTGGTCACGTGACGGAAAGTATGGAAGTCGGTTTGGGCCAAAATAACGCAATTTAAAAATAGTAGTAATGTTCCCACCATCCATGCTGTAGTGAGGGATTTAATGTAGAATAATGCGCCGATTAATTAACAGAGTGAAAGATACACTTTTAACTGCCCTAACCAACCCTGTACTTATTGATTAAATTGATTAaacttttttaatgtaaatgtacctAACGTGACTCTATTCTAGAGACACAAATTGCTTCCTATCCGCATAAGTAATCAGTGTGTAATTGGGTGAATCCACACAGAAATGCTGCTCAAACACTGATCCCAGAAGACTAATTAACAGGTAAACAGTGTTTCGGCCAAGGATGAAGAGAGTAGCCACCATATGGCTAAAGTTGCCCACAAGAAGTGTGTCTTCACAGCTCTTTCAATCTTTTGGGCTAATTGTGTGTGCCTAACTCTGAATACACACATCTGTACTGGTTTTAATTATTGTGCATAgctatttaaatgtatgtctgtatgttccCATTACGTAACATGTAGTAGTCAGCATgcctttatgtatttatgtttgtacttttttatctggaccttgagtctgttCAATAGAGTAATTCTAAAATTAAGAATAGATTTATTGAAACAATCTTAGTAGTAAGACTAAATTAGTGACccctactaaaaaaaaaaaaaagacagcttaTTAAATACATTAAGTCTTTTCACGGCAGTCATTTTGACTCATAGGAAAAACTCAGGTGAAACTAATTTTATTAACGATGGTTCAGTTCCTTCTGTAACCTCCTGCTGACATCGACCTTTTGACAACAGTCCTTAAGTTGCTTGGCATCACAAGAGTTATTCTTTACTTCTTTGCTTTGTAAAAATTAGGCAGCCCATTAGGTATCTAAGGTTGTACACAGACGGGCAGGTATAGGACCAGCAtgcacctgggggggggggtctgtgttTTTAAACCAGAGAAATACAGCATAAGCCACAATTTCTTAAGTTCTGTTAGATCCCTCGCAGTggataaacttaaaaaaacaaatgttgtacGAGCTCTTGCGTACATTACCTCCATATTGTACATCAGTGCTCTTTTAATACAAAGTTTGATTTGTAGACAAATATCCACTATGGCGAAgtttaagtaaataaatgattttacCTCACAAATAAAGTACATCATCACAATGATGCAATAGTcaagaaatataaatatgaaacttcttactttactgtatttttgttacTAGTCAAATTCAAGAGTTTGACCAAAAAAACCATATGCCTTGAAGATTTATAATGCCTTCTCACTGATGGAAAAATTTGAAAACATCCAGTAATACAATCTATAAGACCGTGAAAGAGGTGGCCAGGTTGGCTtggtgggtagagcaggcgcacataaaCTCCGGGTTTATGccttgacgcagaggtccagggtttgaatttGACTTGTGactatttcctgcatgtcttccccatctctctctcacttagCTGTCTTATCAGATAAATGCGTAAAAGCcctaaaataatctttaagAAACACCGGGAACGAGGATATTCTgcaaagtacttttacttttgagtaCATTTTGTCATTAATCTTCTGCAGTGGACTTTAAATGCATGACTCTTACTTGTAATGGATTATCTACATTGTCCTTGTTGCTTTAATCAATTTAGACAAAAAGGAGCAATGTCACAACGTAGATTCCTCTTTTTAACCACTGTTGATCAGTGTCCTACTTTTATTTACATGATGTTATCTTGCAGCATTATCAATGGATCTTTGTCCAttattctcttcttttctttctataAGCAGAATATTTCCTGTTAAACACTTTGAAACATGGGGACATCAATTCCATCTTAAAATTATAGTTTTGACTCGCCTAACGATCCCAAAAAATTACCAGAAATGGTCTAAATAAATAGCCTTAGCCCCAAggatatacacacataaaatatacaGAACAAGCAACATAGTTGTATTTAAAATTTAATCTTGTAACATACTGTTTAAGAGAGAAGATCTACAACGCAAATGTCAATGCATTAAGAGTCTATGTTTGGAAATGTTGTTTCTATGTGGGATGTGGAGTGAAACTGTCGGAGAGGTAGAAGAGTGAACGTAAAACTTGCTCCATATTCTTCTCTGCAGCagaacatgatgatgatgatgatgatgatggtccCAGGTTGTCAACGAACACAGGAGACATGGGTGCATGAGGTGTGACACTGTTAAAATTATTCTTTCTTCTTGTAGTCCTCCAAGTGGGCCAGGATCCACCCAGATGGTCCCAGAATGGCCAGGGAGAACATGCTCAGCCCGATGATGGTTTCCTGGAACAGACAGAGTCAGCTGACAGTTAACTGGCATCTTCACTGATACATTAAAACAAGATCAACTCCTCACACCTTGGAAAGTGTGTCCCAGGCTAACCTGGTTCACCTGCTGACCCAATCTGAAAGCAATCCTTATGTTATTTTTCTTATATCAATATTTAGGGGGAAACGTCAGCAAAGCAGCCCCTTGGCTCCGGAGTGGGCGGAGCCTGTGGACGCTTTTCATTCACCTGATGACCCACGTTTATTCTCATGCTTTTAGTTGTGTTTGGGGGtggccaggtgctcttgagcaatgcACTGTACACCCCAAACCACTGAGGGCGTTGGTCCAgaactggcagcccactcacacTGACATCACTCTATTAGTGCATCCTattagtgcatgaataggtcctgtgtgtgtgtgtgtgtgtgtgtgtgtgtgtgtgtgtgtgtgtgtgtgtgtatttcaggtctgTGTGTAGAGATTTTAACAAAAAGAGAGTGCAATTTgtgtttcaacatttttccatttaaatctTGTTTTACAACTATATTTGGGTCTTGTTTTAACGTGAAGCATTTTGTGATTGTCTGTAAAAAGGAGCCGTATCAAATACACATATTGGAGGGAATTATCCTTTTTGTATCATTGTTCTCGTTgtcattgaaataaataaagataaaagaTTGAAGTGTGATTTATTGTGAGGATCCAACATtaattttgcctttaacaaatattgtgcccCCTACGACTTCAATATTGCACTGGTTCATATTGCGATTTCAATAAAATAGCGAGTGATTGTGCAacccttgtttgtgtgtgtatatatatatatatatatatatatatatatctcttgTGCTTAAATATAAACTCAGGCTTCTGTCTTTGTGAAGAACTTTGGTGACAACTGGTTTGatttttacaatatattaatGACATTAACGGGTGAATCTCCTGACGCAAGTTACTCAACGATGAGTTTTCACTGAGTGTCTGAAATCTGGTTTGGTCGATCCCTACATAGTTCAGTATTTAATAAACACTACATAGGCAATAGCGAGTGAATGAGGGAGCAGGATCGAACACAGCTGTAGCTTCTCCGCTCTCGACTGCGCCGTTCGTGGCATGTTGTCGTTAAGCCACATACGCAGACCCGTCAGTCATTCCTCTGAGAGCAGAGGAGCTGAACATGTATTCTTCTCATACACTTGCATGCAAGGTGCATTCTTCAATAAAAACGTGTCGCACGAATCCAGGCGCAGTCTTGCAAGAGACTACAACTACAGTAGAATAGCAATGCGTCACTGCTCCATCTTCCACACAACCAAGCACATTCACCATCTGTGAAGAGATTTCTCTCTTCACGTTCAAGATGGCTCAAGAGATGACACGGGACACCAAGCTACTTTGTACAAAGGGCAACCTGCTGGGCTGAACACCCAAGAGAGAGTCGCGCCGAGGCAGTTCCTTGTTCCTTTATTTATAAGTTGATACAAACAAcatagtgtgtgagtgtgtgtgtgtcagtcctAACTGTTTGGGCCTCCGTCCTTGGttagtgagatacatgtttcaataagagaacgtgagatacatgtttcaataagagaacgtgagatacatgtttcaataagagaacgtgagatacatgtttcaataagagaacgtgagatacatgtttcaacaaaaaaaacatcttgtgaAATGCTTGCATAAGCTTTGATGAGAACAGTGTGACAATTACCCATATATCGCTACACAGCCAAGCAGTTGAATATAGTACATCGAATATATCTTATAACACCATCTCAAAACACGCAGCTCtgactctctctcacactcacactcacacacacacacacacgcacacagagaaGAGCATGCTACATATGGTAGGGGGTTTCTAATACTACTTACAGTATAGAAACAATAAGGTTGTCAGCTGGTAGTAAATGTGAAGTGTTAGTTTGAGTTTGTCCATTCATAAATACTGCAGCTCCTCAAGACCAACATTTGAGGCTGTGGTTCATAAATGTCCTGGGTTGTAACCCAGGTCTGGTCTGGTTGACAAAGTAACATTTATTACTAGGTATGTCCCGATCGGATCAGGAAGTATCGGATCACAGCGCCGATattggcattttctttccttaaCTGAATGAAAGGGATGAGCGTTCATCCTGATCACCTTATTCCAATCATTTACGTTATTACTTACagtattaaccctcgtgtttgTCTGCAtcaaaatttaaacattttgttatGTTTGCTAAACCTTtcttgtcaattttattcagaATTTTAGGCtttatgttaattattttttgtacattctttataaaaaattgttattttttcctattttttttaagtttttgtcacctttagaaatgttttgtttttttttaggtaacTTTTCCAGATTTCTTTGGCCACTTTTTGAAGCATctttaataaacatgttttgtggTTACTTTGTTTAAttagttatttttataaatataaaaaaaagtgtgcagCTCTATTatctaagcaaaaaaaatcgAATCGGTGGCCAAAAAAGCTGATTGGCACATCCGTATTCAACACTTTAGATAAGGAATCAACAACTTGATGAATAGTATCACGGCattgtttaaatattattattagattattaCATTGACATTAAAGCAGTCCTCAAACGTGTCTTAACCATGTAATGTGCTTTTTTAGTAGGCTACTGTAGCCTACAACAAATATTACTGCGGCCACTACAGGAATTCACGTTACAGATACTACTGAGTCTATCTCTGTAACAATTTGGACATACTTCACGTTACTAGTTTCAACCTCACCTAACGTTACTGTCCCTGAACATGTCATTACACTCACATTTAGGCAAAAAAGAGCCTATCAAGCGTTATCATGGCTAAGGTTGgggttagctagctaacttaccT
Above is a genomic segment from Etheostoma spectabile isolate EspeVRDwgs_2016 chromosome 20, UIUC_Espe_1.0, whole genome shotgun sequence containing:
- the LOC116669790 gene encoding glucosamine-6-phosphate isomerase 2 isoform X2 encodes the protein MRLVILDDYDLASEWAAKYIRNRIIQFKPSAERYFTLGLPTGSTPYGCYQKLIEFYRSGDISFKYVKTFNMDEYVGLPRAHPESYHSYMWNNFFKHIDIDPANAHILDGNAEDLETECQAYEQKIAEAGGIELFVGGIGPDGHIAFNEPGSSLVSRTRVKTLAKDTIVANARFFGNDLNKVPTMALTVGVGTVMDAKEVMILITGAHKAFALYKAIEEGVNHMWTVSAFQQHPRTIFVCDEDATLELRVKTVKYFKGPPSTDDAE
- the LOC116669790 gene encoding glucosamine-6-phosphate isomerase 2 isoform X1, whose amino-acid sequence is MRLVILDDYDLASEWAAKYIRNRIIQFKPSAERYFTLGLPTGSTPYGCYQKLIEFYRSGDISFKYVKTFNMDEYVGLPRAHPESYHSYMWNNFFKHIDIDPANAHILDGNAEDLETECQAYEQKIAEAGGIELFVGGIGPDGHIAFNEPGSSLVSRTRVKTLAKDTIVANARFFGNDLNKVPTMALTVGVGTVMDAKEVMILITGAHKAFALYKAIEEGVNHMWTVSAFQQHPRTIFVCDEDATLELRVKTVKYFKGLMHVHNRLVDPVLSIKDQ